From Bifidobacterium sp. ESL0790, one genomic window encodes:
- a CDS encoding TIGR00730 family Rossman fold protein, with protein sequence MVSGPDTHGEAPEWETHRSGSVLMRGSMIPRHTADRNLLGTDMDRAADGDGEGACDSGANGTVDTEGQAGGSGRTGLRDPAWRHGDPWRVLRIQSEFVEGFDALAGLGTALSVFGSARVQPEEPEYHAAMRMGEAAARAGVTVITGGGPGIMEAANRGASSAGGTSVGLGIELPHEEGLNKWVNLGMNFRYFFVRKMMFVKYSSAVIICPGGFGTLDEMFEILTLVQTNKTSPKPVVLYDTAYWKGLFDWLSSTVRERGLIVQADIDRIHFVDDPDEAVRIAIEGMVK encoded by the coding sequence ATGGTCTCGGGGCCGGACACGCATGGGGAGGCTCCGGAATGGGAGACCCACCGCAGCGGGTCCGTGCTCATGCGCGGCTCGATGATTCCACGCCACACCGCCGACAGAAACCTGCTGGGCACCGATATGGACCGTGCCGCCGATGGTGACGGTGAGGGTGCTTGCGATAGTGGCGCGAATGGAACCGTCGACACCGAGGGCCAGGCTGGCGGCTCGGGGAGGACCGGGCTGCGCGACCCGGCCTGGCGGCATGGCGACCCGTGGCGCGTGCTGCGCATCCAGTCTGAGTTCGTGGAGGGCTTCGACGCCCTGGCGGGGCTGGGCACGGCGCTGAGCGTCTTCGGCTCGGCGCGTGTGCAACCCGAGGAACCCGAGTACCACGCGGCGATGCGTATGGGCGAGGCCGCGGCGAGGGCGGGCGTCACCGTCATCACCGGCGGCGGGCCCGGCATCATGGAGGCGGCCAATCGCGGTGCGTCGTCGGCCGGCGGCACCTCGGTGGGCCTCGGCATCGAGCTGCCGCATGAGGAGGGGCTCAACAAGTGGGTCAACCTCGGGATGAACTTCCGCTACTTCTTCGTGCGCAAGATGATGTTCGTGAAATACTCCTCGGCCGTCATCATCTGCCCCGGCGGCTTCGGCACGCTCGACGAGATGTTCGAGATCCTCACCCTCGTGCAGACCAACAAGACCTCGCCCAAGCCCGTCGTGCTCTACGACACGGCGTATTGGAAGGGGCTGTTCGACTGGCTTTCCAGCACCGTGCGCGAACGTGGGCTCATCGTCCAGGCCGACATCGACCGCATCCATTTCGTCGACGACCCGGACGAGGCCGTGCGCATCGCCATCGAGGGAATGGTCAAATAA
- a CDS encoding methyltransferase, with protein MDNTTYTDMAKAWQLAEAHALELEGDTLAKARDEAERSGLRQGSAAQARLLRYLVRTQKADSIISIGTGAIVEALQLVSGLDGAGQLTAVDSSARGITIIRRLFADISDQESSRTTLRAVNTSPATFLPRLNAESYDLIVVSGITSNYEPTFAQAHHLLKQGGRIVMADMAGLASGEKGKPEAMRALIAEVEDDERFETILTSVGTGLMVACKR; from the coding sequence ATGGATAACACTACATACACCGATATGGCCAAGGCCTGGCAGCTCGCCGAGGCGCATGCCCTCGAGCTCGAAGGCGACACGCTTGCGAAGGCCCGCGATGAGGCGGAGCGTTCGGGGCTCAGGCAGGGTTCGGCGGCCCAGGCGCGTCTGTTGCGCTACCTGGTGCGCACGCAGAAGGCCGATTCGATCATCAGCATCGGCACCGGCGCGATCGTCGAGGCGCTGCAGCTGGTCTCGGGCCTCGATGGGGCTGGCCAGCTCACCGCCGTGGATTCCTCGGCTCGCGGCATCACCATCATCCGCCGCCTCTTCGCCGACATCTCCGACCAGGAAAGCTCACGCACCACGCTGCGTGCGGTCAACACCTCTCCCGCCACGTTCCTGCCGCGCCTCAACGCGGAGAGCTACGACCTCATCGTCGTCTCCGGCATCACGTCCAACTACGAGCCGACCTTCGCGCAGGCCCATCATCTGCTGAAGCAAGGCGGCCGCATCGTCATGGCCGACATGGCGGGCCTGGCGTCCGGCGAGAAGGGCAAGCCCGAGGCCATGCGGGCGCTGATCGCCGAGGTGGAGGACGACGAGCGTTTCGAGACCATCCTCACCTCCGTCGGCACCGGCCTGATGGTCGCGTGCAAACGCTGA